One segment of Macrotis lagotis isolate mMagLag1 chromosome 1, bilby.v1.9.chrom.fasta, whole genome shotgun sequence DNA contains the following:
- the PNRC2 gene encoding proline-rich nuclear receptor coactivator 2, whose amino-acid sequence MGGGERFNIPISQSINVSKNQQQQLNRQKNKDQNPQIKIVVHKKKERGHCYNSSAAAWQAVQNGAKNGHFSNNQNWNSSLANSNLLLKSQTNQNYAGAKFSEPPSPSVLPKPPSHWVPVSLNPSDKEIMTFQLKTLLKVQL is encoded by the coding sequence ATGGGTGGTGGAGAAAGATTCAACATTCCAATTTCCCAATCTATAAATGTTAGTAagaatcaacaacagcaacttaATAGACAAAAGAACAAGGatcaaaatccccaaataaaGATTGTTGttcacaagaaaaaagaaagaggacatTGCTATAATTCCTCTGCAGCTGCATGGCAAGCTGTACAAAATGGGGCAAAGAATGGGCATTTCTCAAATAATCAAAATTGGAATTCCAGTTTAGCAAATTCCAATTTATTGTTGAAATCCCAAACTAATCAGAACTATGCCGGAGCCAAATTTAGCGAGCCCCCATCACCAAGTGTTTTGCCTAAACCTCCCAGCCACTGGGTTCCAGTTTCCTTGAATCCTTCTGATAAAGAAATCATGACCTTTCAACTGAAAACCTTACTTAAAGTCCAGCTGTGA